The Colias croceus chromosome 2, ilColCroc2.1 region CAAAAGCCGGTTTGTAATTCGtttgttcacatttttttaccTTTACCATCAAGTCCATTACTAGTTTTTGTGGCAatctaacaattttatttcatagtcAACTACATTGCGGTATAAGAAAAGAACGACGATGAAGCTTAAAGTTGTATGATGATAGATTAtgtatttcttaaattaaCCAGGTTCTAAATCCTAAATTAGTTCAGTAATATATGCATGAAAGGATGATAACATACAGGAATCCAGAATTCAGGgcaatcattaaaaattttgtagTGATTGCCCAGTCCAAACATAAGCAGTGCACTTCTCTATGTAACCTACAAGTGTGCAAAGTTTTGAAATCATCTATccatacaattttgtaaattcaataaatatataatacacattttaataatagtaaattaaaaactgaCCCCAATTCTTGATTTCCTTAGGGTGTCGGCGGGTGACAGTCCACTCCCAGAGCTGAGTCTTGCAGTCGAATATCTGTCGAGCGCGACGACGTTGTTGCTTCTCGAGTGCCACTTTCGCCTTTTCGAACTTCAGAGGCCTTAAGAGGGTAAAAAATTGGTCAAGTGCGAGTCAGGATCACGACACTGAAGGTTCAGTACgtccaaaaaaaataattttttgttgttacaaataaaatcttcaatatTGATAGATGATTTGTGTTTatcagattttttattttcctacCTGGTTTTCTTCTTATAGTTGCACAGAGTGATGTAAACTTCGATCGGAGTGACTGTCGATTTTTTGATGATGTCTTGATTGTTGAGGAGCGAAACCAAGATGGCTGTAGTGGTTGATTCACTGTTCAGGTAACCCATGTTGTGGATGCGTTGAATGTTATACAGCAGGTCTTGCAATTTGAATTGCGGCAGAATTGCATTCCATACCTGtgcaatgtaaaataaaaaatttattagtataatCAAGTTcaagtttatataattattgatcttaaaactcaataatcttctatattatgttGCAATAATGTTTAGTTTGCAAATGCATggataaatacattttacatttgaTTCAATATGTAATTTTCAAGTTAGCAATGCATACAAATAACTATCCACATACCTCTTGTGACGTAAGCAAATGTCCTGGAACATGATCCAAAGTGAAGTTATTCTGTTCAGCTATGATCGCCGCCGCCACTGGATCCTCACAATGACGCATATCCTCCACCTTCTGGATGTAATCAAACACTTCCTTGGTGCCCTCAACATCGCCCAGTAGTTGCTTTGCGCGTTTCAGACCGAACAGTGCGTATTTCACCACTGCTTCTCTTGCtgcaaagttttttttaattaaatgttgtataaatataaagaataaaaaggtATACCTAATATGGgtgaaacaaaatattcatattatattcgaATATGATTAAAGTGAATATGtacaacataaattatataattaatgcgAAGAAAGAAtgcaattataattaactttataGAAAGATAACGCTATATGCATTGGATTTCTTACATGAAAAGTATTAATTATGATTTCAGCTTAGTTGCACATCTTTGGTACATGCaatgattatgattataatgaaCAGTTGAACACACTAATTAAAGAAggaaatttattatcatattatgctCTCATGCTATGTTTAtggtattaaatttattttcagtgtttttCTTGCAAGAAAGGCAACATTTTGTAAGTGGGTAAAAACTTGAGacctaatattatttagttacaactttttagaatataaactataaattaaaaatcactTCACATTACAGTTCTATCTTAGTTTGTAGTAAGTATagtaataataacaacaaataatggagtttataatattttcttgtataaaaaaatatcgatatatttttttatttactgatATATGAAATATGTCAAGAAAATTAGCttcatttcataatatacatatgtaACTTACCATGATCATTTTCAGCAATCTTTAAATGGGATTTCCGCAACAGTGTTTTGTGTGATCGGCCATGTCTCGCACGGACTCTAGTCATTTCCTTGGCAAGCTCCACGGGATCCTTGGATGTGTACCACTCCCACACATGCTTGCACCAACCTCTTCCATTACCTGATAACAAATTGCcataaagaaaaattttaaacaaaaatataaaccatTTTGTACTTATTGTGATAGATTGTAATGCATGGGGGCTTTTAAAACTTACAAAgtaattctttataattataatgaatattgGAACTTAAACTTACATTTGCTTGTACTTAAAGTTATTTGGAAATTATTAACAAGTTatccatattttaatattaaaacatcttAGGATAGAATATGAGAATTAATTGTAGTATACCAGTATGCAGGAGCCTTGTAAACTTATTGAACTGCAACATTTCTTCCGGAGTCTTGCACACTTGCGAAGCAGCTTTGTAGGAAGCTTCCTTGACAGCACAAGAACCCAATAGAATGCACTTAGTCAAAGCAAATGCTATAGTCTCAAAACGTGTGTAACAGCCATTTTCATAAGCCTGaaagaattaattttattgtaaatacataaatttatatttataaaatatatcactgTTTTTCATAGAACAAAAGTTACCTTCAGGATGATGTTAACAACTTCTACATTGTTAGGATCGGTTTCAAAAACTTCATTCAATGCCGGTAATTTATCcagttcataatatttatgtgttgTCCAACATCCCGGATAGTATCTCGGAATTTCATTTCCAGTATGTAGATATCTTGTAAGACGATTTCGTAATTTAGGATCGAGGGTAGACGACGCCGTCATTTTACGGCTTTATAAAGTAATCGTAGTTCGATATTATCGTAAgttgtttaaaaatgaaaacaaacacGTAAATAATGTGTACCATTCAGATACAAGATCCAGATTTTTTCTAGACGCCTTATACCTGAAAAGAAACAAAACTATATTAAAGGTAAGTGCACCATATCTTCAG contains the following coding sequences:
- the LOC123701368 gene encoding 60 kDa SS-A/Ro ribonucleoprotein homolog, yielding MTASSTLDPKLRNRLTRYLHTGNEIPRYYPGCWTTHKYYELDKLPALNEVFETDPNNVEVVNIILKAYENGCYTRFETIAFALTKCILLGSCAVKEASYKAASQVCKTPEEMLQFNKFTRLLHTGNGRGWCKHVWEWYTSKDPVELAKEMTRVRARHGRSHKTLLRKSHLKIAENDHAREAVVKYALFGLKRAKQLLGDVEGTKEVFDYIQKVEDMRHCEDPVAAAIIAEQNNFTLDHVPGHLLTSQEVWNAILPQFKLQDLLYNIQRIHNMGYLNSESTTTAILVSLLNNQDIIKKSTVTPIEVYITLCNYKKKTRPLKFEKAKVALEKQQRRRARQIFDCKTQLWEWTVTRRHPKEIKNWGIDQPPNPAVLAALNKLIDQTWTLTPATKARYLITLDMRHHMFKGRHFCKSYTVPKKGKKTNAKSTPATGGGDADTEKTESKKHLFAECFYNKHVTPGHAAIILALQLLKREQEAKIAVFTEEGIDLVSIERNFSNIEEAEFVLRKANLGRVQMDAPIEWASKMNMKFDVFINMIDRCTRYMELDITARGGRGPGGRYGPPPPADKEIIDHCPVRALERYRAKVGVPDAKLIVLSLASHRVGTTDGTHEGVLDIVGVDEHVPKVMDAFVRGEFK